The proteins below come from a single Cinclus cinclus chromosome 23, bCinCin1.1, whole genome shotgun sequence genomic window:
- the ANGPTL7 gene encoding angiopoietin-related protein 7, translated as MPLRATVQLAWLCIVTVSVVIYPALLQKPPKRRMINGNAQPKVPGCCEEISELKLQVANLSRMLQELSKKQEGDWVNVVMQVMELEGSTKQMESRLIDAESKYSEMNNQIDIMQLQAAQTVTQTSAVDAVYDCSSLYQRNYRISGVYKLPPDEFLGIPDLEVFCDMETDGGGWTVIQRRKVGLTSFNRDWKQYREGFGNIRGDFWLGNENIYRLSRRPTVLRVELEDWEGNTRYAQYRQFTLSNEVNSYRLFVGNYTGNTGRDSLRYHNNTAFSTKDKDNDKCVDDCAQFRKGGYWYNCCTDSNLNGVYYRKGEHTKSMDGITWYGWHGSTYSLKRVEMKIRPEDFKP; from the exons ATGCCACTAAGAGCCACGGTTCAGCTGGCTTGGCTCTGCATTGTCACAGTGTCTGTGGTGATctacccagcactgctgcagaaacCTCCCAAGAGGAGAATGATCAATGGGAATGCACAGCCCAAGGTGCCAGGCTGCTGCGAGGAGATCAGCGAGCTCAAGCTGCAGGTAGCCAACCTGAGCAgaatgctgcaggagctgagcaagAAGCAGGAAGGGGACTGGGTGAATGTGGTGATGCAGGTGATGGAGCTGGAAGGGAGCACCAAGCAGATGGAGTCCCGCCTCATCGACGCCGAGAGCAAATACTCTGAAATGAACAACCAGATAGACATCatgcagctccaggcagctcaGACGGTCACACAAACATCTGCTG TAGATGCTGTTTATGACTGCTCATCACTTTACCAGAGGAACTACCGAATTTCTGGTGTTTACAAGCTACCTCCTGatgaatttttgggaattccagatCTGGAG GTGTTCTGTGACATGGAGACAGATGGAGGTGGCTGGACTGTCATCCAAAGACGTAAAGTTGGTTTGACATCGTTCAATAGGGATTGGAAACAATACAGGGAAGGATTTGGCAATATTAGGGGAGATTTTTGGCtgggaaatgaaaatatctACCGACTTTCGAGACGCCCCACTGTTCTGCGAGTAGAGCTGGAG GACTGGGAAGGTAACACTCGCTATGCCCAGTACAGACAATTCACCCTGAGCAATGAAGTCAACAGCTACCGGCTGTTTGTGGGGAATTACACCGGGAACACGGGCCGGGATTCCCTGCGCTACCACAACAACACGGCCTTCAGCACAAAGGACAAGGACAACGACAAGTGCGTGGATGACTGTGCCCAGTTCCGGAAAG GTGGATATTGGTACAACTGCTGCACAGATTCCAACCTGAATGGGGTTTACTACCGCAAAGGAGAACACACCAAGAGCATGGATGGCATCACTTGGTATGGGTGGCATGGATCAACCTATTCACTCAAGAGAGTAGAGATGAAGATCCGGCCAGAGGATTTCAAACCATAG